One genomic region from uncultured Subdoligranulum sp. encodes:
- a CDS encoding DUF3592 domain-containing protein, with amino-acid sequence MGDILLFALGVCLFLFGIILAFCRTVRSKRRCRRRVNAVICDVDVSWTDDDFTDFFITNYKYHPVYQYTLDGQEYRVVSRVEYSKKDEIKVGSYEVLFVDEKNPRYFSCPSENRERVISALIWSVLGVAFALFPLVGWGGWIGLLVALGLLLLGDLCYDAWSKNRKE; translated from the coding sequence ATGGGGGATATTTTGTTGTTTGCCCTTGGAGTATGTTTGTTTCTCTTCGGAATCATTTTGGCATTCTGTCGGACTGTACGGTCAAAGCGTCGCTGCCGGAGAAGAGTGAACGCCGTCATCTGCGATGTGGACGTCAGCTGGACAGACGACGATTTCACCGATTTCTTCATTACCAACTATAAATACCATCCGGTCTACCAGTACACATTGGATGGACAGGAGTATCGGGTAGTATCCCGGGTAGAGTATTCCAAAAAGGACGAAATCAAAGTCGGTAGTTATGAGGTGCTCTTTGTGGATGAAAAGAATCCCCGGTACTTTTCCTGCCCCTCTGAGAATAGGGAACGTGTAATCAGCGCCCTTATCTGGTCTGTGCTGGGAGTTGCCTTTGCACTTTTTCCTTTAGTGGGCTGGGGCGGGTGGATCGGGCTTCTGGTGGCGCTGGGATTGCTCCTGCTGGGTGATCTGTGTTACGATGCCTGGTCCAAAAATCGGAAGGAGTGA
- a CDS encoding trypsin-like peptidase domain-containing protein, which produces MEAKKSSSKQVVAILLLVIGLAAGVFGVLGLVGGGGTDPYEARKSVVMVYSYLQLTDGQSAGAMGTGFAIGKPGEPVEYIVTNGHVVEYGYMGPKVYAEQASSAGVQVYFSAAENDYVTAEVVYYSASNEKDIAIIRLPSKTDKREAIPIRDADDVAVGDTAFALGYPSVASQSQQFNTYDEDDITLTKGIISKRTKPAWSSYDAFQMDVYINHGNSGGPLVDERGNLIGINASGAVDEQGKSEGVNFAITSAELIKALDSERIEYTMAGGGLSWTQPWFAYVFLPIGVLALIGGIILLVTSQKGVQGAPAPAGAAAGMGSGKAPARGGRGPVEKRAVLRGVTGKYSGQSFDLLKGKVVIGRDPATCNIVFDKNTPGISGRHCQVVYDPNEDCFIITDLGSSYGTFLGNGKKLTANVAEKLSTGDTFYLCDNANRFVVSKE; this is translated from the coding sequence ATGGAAGCGAAAAAGTCATCGAGCAAGCAGGTTGTTGCCATCCTGCTGCTGGTTATTGGCCTGGCCGCCGGCGTGTTCGGCGTATTGGGCTTGGTAGGCGGGGGCGGTACGGACCCCTATGAGGCGCGCAAGAGCGTCGTCATGGTGTACTCCTATCTCCAGCTTACCGATGGTCAGTCCGCCGGTGCCATGGGCACTGGTTTTGCCATCGGGAAACCCGGCGAACCGGTGGAATATATTGTGACCAACGGCCATGTGGTGGAATACGGCTATATGGGTCCCAAAGTATATGCGGAGCAAGCATCTTCGGCAGGCGTGCAGGTATACTTCTCTGCAGCGGAAAATGATTATGTTACAGCGGAGGTGGTCTATTATTCTGCTTCCAATGAGAAGGATATTGCGATTATCAGATTGCCGTCAAAGACGGATAAACGAGAAGCCATTCCCATCAGGGACGCAGATGATGTTGCTGTCGGCGACACCGCTTTCGCGCTGGGGTATCCGAGCGTGGCAAGCCAAAGCCAGCAATTCAACACCTACGACGAGGATGACATTACACTGACCAAGGGGATCATCAGCAAGCGCACTAAGCCGGCATGGAGCAGCTACGACGCGTTTCAGATGGATGTATATATCAATCACGGCAATTCCGGCGGCCCGTTGGTAGATGAACGGGGAAATTTGATTGGAATCAACGCTTCCGGCGCAGTGGATGAGCAGGGCAAGAGCGAAGGCGTAAACTTTGCCATTACCTCTGCGGAATTAATCAAAGCTCTGGACAGCGAAAGAATCGAATACACCATGGCAGGCGGCGGACTCTCCTGGACCCAGCCCTGGTTTGCCTATGTGTTCCTGCCCATCGGCGTGCTGGCGCTCATCGGCGGCATCATCCTGCTGGTAACGTCCCAGAAGGGCGTACAGGGGGCTCCGGCACCTGCCGGCGCTGCCGCAGGTATGGGATCTGGAAAAGCGCCTGCAAGAGGCGGCCGCGGCCCTGTGGAAAAACGGGCTGTGCTGCGCGGCGTGACAGGAAAATACTCTGGCCAGAGCTTTGACCTGTTAAAGGGCAAGGTGGTCATCGGCCGAGACCCGGCAACCTGTAACATCGTATTCGATAAAAACACGCCGGGTATCAGCGGGCGGCACTGCCAGGTGGTCTACGACCCGAATGAAGACTGCTTTATCATCACCGATCTGGGATCGTCCTACGGCACGTTCCTGGGCAACGGCAAAAAGCTGACGGCGAATGTGGCGGAAAAATTGTCGACCGGGGACACCTTCTACCTGTGCGACAACGCCAACCGGTTTGTGGTGAGCAAGGAGTAA
- a CDS encoding serine/threonine-protein kinase — translation MNPERVCYGCFAEKEPGIPCPRCGFNENDEQPYLALPLGTILNGRYLVGKVLGIGGFGITYLGYDLTLEIKVAIKEYMPSALATRHPDHYSVALTGRVEEDYQYGMERFLDEAKILAKLQNTPHIVSVQNYFKENGTAYFVMEYIDGMSLKAYLAKNGDKIPYNQAIAILQPIMEALVQVHALNLLHRDISPDNIYITSKGESRLLDFGAARFALGDGKSVSVILKHGYAPEEQYSSHGNQGPWTDVYAMGATLYRCITGQLPPDSVERIHGDTMKRPSELGFRIPANVENAIMKALAVKTEDRFPNMEAFIGALNGRVSVQDQVAASISQRTQATAYRQEGYGQIAYQQPAYNGGGAAAGKPSAFSRFLSYMKANPVVAWVSGGGLLAVIALCIILPIALSGGGEKRPTGGGGGGNTPVISQPTPVISQPQTSNPEPTTDPEPTTEPPAEMVAQDLGILNATIEIPSDYTRVEEETIFINEAKGCGMMMDYGWNIDGPIYSLADVESQREAIAAILMQNLFEVSDYQILAAGPDQVGSAGAYQIYLEGTDSEGVSNEVVIMAVEGYDFGCYFIITSYPKGDKAAEAEIHSIIQSFKSNGAPETTCKMYYGSKSGVKVIVDDAVAAGRVMDTTVNLGEAGAAAELVIYPTDAAMEAGFGSATPDSGIVEIGNAGQLGMSSPEEVLQFQRDVASSAGVSVGETYTSQSGGVEWLCMDWTMNEFTFSVASAMIDGKCYAVSCMFNSSNKDAVVALHQQAMASVRAWEG, via the coding sequence ATGAATCCGGAACGTGTTTGTTATGGCTGTTTCGCGGAAAAAGAACCGGGGATTCCATGCCCCCGATGCGGATTTAATGAGAACGACGAGCAGCCCTATCTTGCGCTGCCCCTGGGTACGATCCTAAACGGGAGATATCTGGTAGGAAAGGTGCTTGGCATTGGCGGGTTCGGTATCACCTATCTGGGATACGACCTGACACTGGAGATCAAGGTTGCGATTAAAGAATATATGCCCTCCGCCCTGGCCACAAGGCATCCGGACCACTATAGTGTGGCGCTGACCGGACGGGTGGAGGAGGATTACCAGTACGGTATGGAGCGCTTTTTGGATGAAGCGAAGATCCTTGCCAAGCTGCAAAACACCCCGCATATCGTATCGGTGCAGAACTATTTCAAAGAGAACGGCACCGCATACTTTGTGATGGAGTACATAGACGGTATGAGCCTGAAAGCCTACCTGGCAAAAAACGGGGATAAGATCCCCTATAACCAGGCGATTGCCATTCTGCAGCCGATCATGGAAGCGCTGGTTCAGGTGCATGCGCTGAACCTCCTGCACCGGGACATCAGCCCGGACAATATCTATATCACATCCAAAGGCGAAAGCCGTCTGCTGGATTTCGGCGCGGCGCGGTTCGCACTGGGGGACGGCAAGAGCGTGTCGGTCATCTTAAAACATGGCTACGCGCCGGAGGAACAGTATTCCAGCCACGGCAATCAGGGACCGTGGACGGATGTTTACGCCATGGGCGCTACCCTGTACCGCTGCATTACCGGGCAGCTTCCGCCAGATTCGGTGGAACGGATCCATGGGGATACCATGAAAAGGCCGTCGGAGCTGGGGTTCCGTATTCCGGCTAATGTGGAAAACGCCATCATGAAAGCGTTGGCGGTAAAAACCGAGGATCGTTTCCCCAATATGGAGGCATTCATCGGGGCACTGAACGGGCGCGTTTCCGTACAGGATCAGGTGGCGGCCAGTATCAGCCAGCGCACCCAGGCTACCGCTTACAGGCAGGAAGGCTACGGGCAGATTGCCTATCAGCAGCCCGCCTATAACGGCGGGGGTGCTGCGGCAGGAAAGCCCTCTGCGTTCTCCCGGTTCCTTTCCTATATGAAAGCCAATCCGGTGGTTGCCTGGGTTTCCGGCGGTGGGCTGCTGGCGGTGATCGCCCTTTGTATTATCCTTCCTATCGCGCTTTCCGGCGGAGGGGAAAAAAGGCCGACAGGAGGGGGCGGCGGTGGGAATACGCCTGTCATCAGCCAACCTACGCCTGTCATCAGCCAACCGCAGACGAGTAATCCGGAACCGACAACAGACCCAGAGCCTACTACAGAACCTCCAGCGGAAATGGTGGCGCAGGATCTTGGCATCCTCAACGCTACGATTGAGATCCCGTCGGATTATACGAGGGTTGAGGAGGAGACGATTTTTATCAATGAGGCTAAAGGCTGCGGTATGATGATGGATTATGGTTGGAACATTGACGGACCCATCTACTCCCTTGCCGATGTGGAATCCCAGAGAGAAGCTATTGCCGCCATCCTGATGCAGAACCTGTTTGAAGTTTCGGATTATCAGATCCTTGCTGCCGGACCCGATCAGGTGGGAAGCGCAGGCGCCTATCAAATCTATCTTGAAGGCACCGACAGCGAAGGCGTCTCCAACGAAGTGGTCATTATGGCGGTGGAGGGGTATGATTTCGGCTGTTATTTCATCATCACGAGCTATCCCAAGGGGGACAAAGCCGCCGAAGCGGAAATCCATTCCATTATCCAGTCCTTTAAGAGCAACGGTGCGCCGGAGACAACGTGCAAGATGTACTATGGCTCTAAGAGCGGCGTCAAGGTGATTGTGGACGATGCCGTGGCAGCAGGACGCGTGATGGACACGACTGTTAACCTGGGAGAGGCCGGAGCGGCGGCCGAATTGGTTATTTACCCAACGGACGCGGCAATGGAAGCCGGCTTTGGGAGCGCTACGCCGGACAGCGGGATTGTGGAAATAGGGAATGCCGGCCAGCTGGGAATGAGCAGCCCGGAGGAGGTCTTGCAGTTTCAGAGAGACGTGGCGTCTAGCGCGGGCGTTTCCGTAGGTGAAACATACACGTCGCAGTCGGGCGGTGTGGAATGGCTGTGCATGGATTGGACCATGAATGAATTTACGTTCAGTGTTGCCTCCGCCATGATCGACGGCAAGTGTTACGCTGTTAGCTGCATGTTCAACAGCTCCAACAAAGATGCGGTTGTCGCTTTGCATCAACAGGCCATGGCGTCCGTCCGTGCATGGGAGGGATAA
- a CDS encoding FHA domain-containing protein, which yields MRQCDNGHFYDESRFDSCPYCQEGAGVGKTVAAGTVGKTVAAVPGGAAPEADRGKTVGIIKKKIGIDPAVGFLVCVSGPHRGADYKLVAGRNFIGRAAAMDVALADDDTVSRESHALVTYDAKHNSFSLSPGQGRGITYCNDEQVEMVRPLKAYDVIEVGKSQLLFLPLCGEQFQWNEE from the coding sequence ATGAGACAGTGTGACAATGGCCATTTTTACGATGAATCCAGATTCGATAGCTGCCCCTACTGCCAGGAGGGCGCCGGGGTCGGAAAGACGGTTGCGGCCGGAACGGTAGGGAAGACCGTGGCTGCTGTGCCGGGAGGCGCTGCGCCGGAAGCAGACAGAGGCAAGACGGTGGGCATTATTAAAAAGAAGATCGGTATTGATCCTGCAGTAGGATTCTTGGTCTGTGTTTCCGGTCCCCATCGCGGCGCAGATTATAAGCTGGTAGCAGGCAGAAACTTCATAGGACGGGCAGCGGCGATGGATGTGGCCCTGGCGGATGACGATACCGTGTCCAGAGAAAGCCATGCATTGGTTACATATGACGCCAAGCATAACAGCTTTTCCCTTTCTCCCGGCCAGGGCAGGGGCATCACTTACTGCAACGACGAACAGGTGGAAATGGTACGCCCCTTAAAAGCCTACGATGTGATCGAGGTGGGAAAGAGCCAGCTTCTCTTCCTGCCCCTGTGCGGCGAGCAATTCCAGTGGAATGAGGAGTAA
- a CDS encoding LuxR C-terminal-related transcriptional regulator, which translates to MGRMVIIKKSFTNPKSIYAILLLGIFTFLFLGAEYLYVNMISLTAGEEKTVIAQNYALGISAVGFLLYPLFHRFLKRRVQIVGLFILALAAAVCNFLVQKHVSYSSTLLSGMALFLFLGILGSAAHYLFFKLAKDRTHLARMVGISYALGIFLQFLNNNLVDLETAEALILSLFALVALALLLKAERLCRQENAEAEEPQSPAIEAIEEDGKGTRKKIAAGGFLALLVILMACIFSTLDNAVTMHHAAGTDIGQWPRLLLAVSGLSAGFLFDIRKRKFMTMMMYCVMLMSVICVVVLKLGGPFLIGLIAFYLSAGFFVVFFTTSFLDFARHMPTPALWAGMGRAMNNVSAALLANASVALLVSDSNGMASIILALVLFVAVSVVIYLYTAWMPVSSGAPKDIPADLDPQEAFRLLSELFILTPKETEVFDKLVNSEESIQEIADGLYLSRRTCQRHIAAIYEKAGVKSRMGLYQLYIEKQRRP; encoded by the coding sequence ATGGGACGTATGGTAATAATAAAGAAAAGCTTCACAAATCCAAAATCCATTTATGCGATTCTGCTGCTTGGTATTTTTACTTTTCTATTTCTTGGCGCCGAGTACCTATATGTGAATATGATCTCGCTTACGGCAGGGGAAGAAAAAACGGTGATTGCGCAAAACTACGCGTTAGGAATAAGCGCTGTCGGTTTTTTGCTCTATCCGCTGTTTCATCGCTTTTTGAAAAGGCGGGTACAAATCGTTGGACTTTTTATCCTTGCACTAGCAGCGGCAGTATGCAATTTTTTGGTTCAAAAACATGTTTCTTATTCGTCCACTCTGCTCTCCGGAATGGCATTGTTCCTGTTTCTGGGGATATTGGGAAGCGCGGCCCACTACCTGTTTTTCAAACTGGCGAAGGATCGCACGCATCTGGCGCGTATGGTTGGTATCTCCTATGCCCTTGGGATCTTCCTGCAGTTTCTAAATAACAATCTTGTGGATCTAGAAACTGCGGAAGCCTTGATACTTTCACTCTTTGCCCTTGTAGCGTTAGCGCTGTTACTGAAGGCAGAAAGGCTTTGCCGCCAGGAAAATGCAGAAGCGGAAGAACCCCAGTCCCCCGCCATAGAGGCCATAGAGGAGGATGGGAAGGGAACCCGAAAGAAGATCGCCGCCGGCGGATTCCTTGCACTGCTTGTAATCCTGATGGCATGTATCTTCAGCACGCTGGACAACGCGGTCACCATGCATCATGCAGCAGGCACTGACATCGGGCAATGGCCGCGGCTTTTGCTGGCGGTAAGCGGCCTTTCTGCCGGCTTTCTTTTTGATATCCGAAAGCGGAAATTTATGACCATGATGATGTACTGCGTCATGCTGATGTCCGTCATCTGTGTGGTAGTACTCAAGCTGGGCGGCCCGTTTTTGATCGGCCTGATCGCATTTTATCTTTCGGCTGGATTTTTTGTGGTATTCTTCACCACCAGCTTTCTGGATTTTGCCCGCCATATGCCCACGCCAGCGCTGTGGGCCGGTATGGGGCGCGCCATGAATAACGTGAGCGCCGCTTTGCTTGCCAACGCCTCTGTAGCGCTGCTTGTTTCTGACAGCAATGGCATGGCGTCCATCATTCTGGCACTGGTCCTGTTTGTGGCCGTCAGCGTAGTCATCTATCTTTATACTGCCTGGATGCCGGTTTCATCCGGCGCCCCCAAGGATATCCCGGCAGACCTGGACCCTCAGGAAGCGTTCCGTCTTTTGTCGGAGCTGTTTATCCTTACGCCCAAGGAAACCGAAGTATTTGACAAGCTGGTCAATTCAGAGGAAAGTATTCAGGAGATCGCAGATGGACTGTATCTATCCCGGCGAACCTGTCAGCGGCATATCGCAGCGATCTATGAGAAAGCGGGTGTAAAATCACGCATGGGATTGTACCAGCTCTACATAGAAAAACAGCGCAGGCCATGA
- a CDS encoding GGIII-like transmembrane region-containing protein: MERVLSWLNQPLFPDTVIRVWMAVAAGAALLLALILAFFLIRRKKKKKRGDQAVEEPITERPEPLPELELANLQGVGSREEQQDAFGISRMDRYEEDGLLAVLCDGMGGMAEGGMIAAETASQLMGIFPWTDDSDVPGWVYQRSARVYQQFRGHGGTTLVAALLKENRLSFWCVGDSDLFLLRENKLYGLNARQEFKNDLILRALDGAFPVEEAFQDPQAGALSEYIGKEEVTCDYTRMPFLLQPEDALLLCSDGVSDTLTLKQIREAMALSSQACCDKLEEEILAAGKPGQDNYTAIALKYHGKNEEES, encoded by the coding sequence ATGGAGCGTGTACTTTCATGGTTAAACCAGCCGCTGTTTCCGGATACCGTCATCCGCGTCTGGATGGCGGTTGCGGCGGGCGCAGCGCTTCTATTGGCGCTGATTCTCGCCTTTTTCCTGATACGGCGGAAGAAGAAAAAGAAGCGGGGTGATCAGGCGGTGGAAGAACCGATTACGGAACGTCCGGAACCGCTGCCGGAACTGGAGCTTGCCAACCTACAGGGCGTTGGCAGCCGGGAAGAACAGCAGGACGCTTTCGGCATCTCCCGTATGGATCGTTATGAGGAAGACGGGCTGCTTGCTGTGCTGTGCGACGGCATGGGCGGTATGGCGGAGGGCGGCATGATCGCTGCGGAAACCGCCTCCCAGCTGATGGGAATCTTTCCCTGGACAGATGACAGCGATGTGCCCGGCTGGGTATACCAGCGAAGCGCCAGAGTCTATCAGCAGTTTCGCGGGCACGGGGGGACTACCCTGGTGGCGGCCCTGCTCAAAGAGAATCGCCTCTCCTTCTGGTGCGTAGGCGACAGCGATCTGTTCCTGCTCAGGGAAAACAAACTCTATGGGTTAAATGCCCGGCAGGAATTTAAGAACGATTTGATTTTGAGGGCACTGGACGGGGCGTTCCCCGTGGAGGAAGCGTTTCAAGATCCTCAGGCGGGAGCCCTTTCGGAGTACATAGGAAAAGAAGAAGTAACATGCGACTATACCCGTATGCCCTTTCTTCTCCAGCCGGAGGACGCGCTGCTGCTCTGCTCGGACGGCGTCAGCGATACACTGACCTTGAAGCAGATTCGGGAAGCCATGGCGCTCTCTTCCCAGGCGTGCTGCGACAAGCTGGAGGAGGAAATCCTGGCCGCCGGAAAGCCGGGCCAGGATAACTATACGGCAATCGCATTGAAATACCATGGGAAAAATGAGGAGGAATCATAA
- a CDS encoding BTAD domain-containing putative transcriptional regulator: MGGKLQYLEIKNFMRWVATLKRSEPMIFTDIEELRRTVPAEYDFFTQYGVRSLIAVPFSKRLNQGYIGVDNPKRYGADPAFLFIIAYAVAQELNEIKLNKSLAAAKQALKLTAGEVRINCFNGLTIHGSKGTLSEKDFISSRCYTLLSYLAVTAGNRATANQLALILWPDESCEIPMKSVRNIAYRLRSLLGYVGLEDLVVYANGIFSFNPEIKVVTDVGLFEELCDSIEMENNPKKRYRLYEAAVGLYSGNLLPRLSDNIYFIPSITYYQGLYFRLAGRYIERQTECGEYVYAHKAAKAALAFDPFNSSLNMHLTILLYQQSGAGTANAFYTGIKRHLTEAHIQRIKQTCPNMII; this comes from the coding sequence ATGGGCGGCAAGCTGCAGTATCTGGAAATCAAAAATTTCATGAGATGGGTGGCCACACTCAAAAGGAGCGAACCGATGATCTTTACAGATATCGAGGAGCTGCGCAGGACAGTTCCGGCGGAATATGATTTTTTCACACAATACGGCGTTCGCTCCCTAATCGCCGTCCCCTTTTCCAAACGGCTGAACCAGGGTTATATCGGCGTAGATAACCCGAAGCGGTACGGCGCAGATCCTGCGTTCCTGTTCATAATCGCTTACGCTGTCGCCCAGGAATTAAATGAAATTAAACTGAATAAGAGCCTGGCGGCCGCAAAGCAAGCGCTGAAGCTTACTGCAGGGGAAGTGCGGATCAACTGCTTTAATGGGCTCACGATACATGGCAGCAAGGGAACGCTGTCCGAAAAGGATTTCATTTCTTCCCGCTGCTATACGCTGCTGTCGTATCTTGCGGTGACGGCTGGGAACCGGGCAACGGCAAATCAGCTTGCACTGATCCTGTGGCCGGATGAGTCCTGTGAGATCCCGATGAAATCCGTGCGGAACATTGCTTACAGGCTTAGATCGCTGCTTGGCTATGTTGGGCTGGAGGATTTGGTGGTCTATGCCAACGGCATATTCAGCTTCAATCCGGAAATCAAGGTAGTGACAGATGTGGGGTTATTCGAAGAACTATGTGACAGTATCGAGATGGAGAACAATCCGAAAAAGCGGTATCGGCTGTATGAAGCTGCCGTCGGACTGTATTCCGGGAATCTTCTGCCACGGTTGTCCGATAATATTTATTTTATCCCGAGTATTACATACTATCAGGGCCTGTATTTCCGGCTCGCCGGCCGGTATATAGAACGCCAGACCGAGTGTGGCGAGTATGTCTATGCGCACAAGGCGGCCAAAGCCGCACTGGCCTTTGACCCGTTTAACAGTAGCCTGAATATGCACTTGACCATACTGCTCTACCAGCAATCGGGAGCAGGAACTGCAAATGCCTTTTATACAGGAATCAAGCGGCATCTCACGGAGGCGCATATCCAGAGGATAAAACAAACATGTCCGAATATGATTATCTGA
- a CDS encoding RNA polymerase sigma factor → MDDRHPKRRKDKYNPYTLSMIDGKCYLSFRDGQGVPHRLELDVKLYAVFDRFELDDLSFLNEQERHLDWTELNEELLSRRSAQEPAPVEDAVYESMQTQALREGVNQLPEVQKRRLQMYFFDGLTYEEIAVREGCSYQAVQKSIAAALKKIRKFLK, encoded by the coding sequence ATGGATGACAGGCATCCAAAGAGAAGAAAGGACAAGTATAACCCCTATACCCTGTCGATGATCGACGGGAAATGTTATCTATCTTTCAGGGACGGCCAGGGCGTACCACACAGGCTGGAACTGGATGTGAAGCTCTATGCCGTGTTTGACCGGTTTGAGTTGGACGATCTCTCCTTCCTTAACGAGCAGGAGAGGCACCTTGACTGGACCGAGCTGAACGAAGAGCTGCTGAGCCGTCGTTCGGCACAGGAGCCGGCCCCGGTGGAGGACGCCGTCTATGAATCCATGCAGACGCAGGCGCTCCGGGAGGGCGTCAACCAGCTGCCGGAAGTCCAGAAAAGAAGGCTGCAGATGTATTTCTTTGACGGGCTTACCTATGAGGAGATTGCGGTGCGGGAAGGGTGCAGCTATCAGGCGGTACAGAAGTCCATAGCGGCAGCTCTGAAAAAAATCCGGAAATTTCTGAAATAG
- a CDS encoding DUF3592 domain-containing protein produces MNFAEDIAWILIVCAIVYPLCAIFFVPAHFYKKKTQRGSGCTVFLKATVIEPLRIRIKHSYHYFMIYQYEYMGYVYQKNTGIDLAYHQAQKKIGTEVEIYIDPSDPEKYFCPADVKMYRMTQICLLCCGWLFIVGTPIFCFILEYLY; encoded by the coding sequence ATGAATTTTGCAGAGGATATTGCGTGGATTCTGATTGTATGCGCGATAGTATATCCGCTTTGCGCGATATTTTTCGTGCCTGCCCACTTTTACAAGAAAAAGACGCAGAGAGGGAGCGGCTGCACGGTTTTTCTAAAAGCGACCGTCATCGAACCGCTGAGGATTCGGATCAAGCATTCCTACCATTATTTTATGATATACCAATACGAGTATATGGGCTACGTCTATCAAAAAAACACCGGCATCGATTTGGCCTATCATCAGGCGCAGAAGAAGATCGGAACTGAGGTGGAGATTTACATTGACCCATCTGATCCGGAAAAATACTTCTGTCCCGCCGATGTCAAGATGTATCGGATGACTCAGATCTGCCTTCTGTGCTGCGGGTGGCTTTTTATTGTGGGAACGCCCATCTTCTGTTTTATATTAGAGTATTTATATTAG
- a CDS encoding helix-turn-helix transcriptional regulator encodes MTFGEKIQKLRKEAGLSQEELSYQLGVSRQAISKWERDNGYPETEKIVRMSKIFNVTLDYLLNEEGTQAPEAAAEQGIYVSREMADGFLLYQKRKYLKISIAVGIMVGSFALSFMLSDISMLLFMLILIAGIVLLFSVKLTDNPYRKLWKEPLLFDKTVKAELNTAYAEKKKFLQLFNLIGIALIALGFLFFPLIVPAELLFADTIALAAGMIVAGIGIFLCIYMSGLVRAYRLLIMNEAYQQKRK; translated from the coding sequence ATGACCTTTGGGGAAAAAATTCAAAAGCTACGAAAAGAAGCCGGACTGTCACAGGAGGAATTATCCTATCAATTAGGTGTGTCCAGACAGGCTATCAGCAAATGGGAACGGGATAATGGTTATCCAGAAACAGAAAAGATTGTTCGCATGAGCAAAATTTTTAACGTGACACTTGACTATTTATTGAATGAAGAAGGTACACAGGCACCGGAAGCTGCTGCGGAACAAGGAATATATGTAAGTCGGGAAATGGCAGATGGGTTTCTTTTGTACCAAAAGCGTAAATATCTTAAAATTTCGATTGCCGTAGGTATTATGGTTGGAAGCTTTGCACTCTCATTTATGCTATCAGATATTTCCATGCTCCTATTTATGCTGATATTGATTGCAGGAATTGTTCTCTTGTTCTCTGTCAAATTAACAGATAATCCATATAGAAAACTCTGGAAGGAACCACTGCTGTTTGACAAGACTGTAAAGGCGGAATTAAATACGGCATACGCAGAGAAAAAGAAATTCCTTCAACTATTTAACTTAATCGGAATTGCCTTAATTGCATTGGGCTTTCTATTTTTCCCCTTAATTGTTCCGGCAGAATTACTCTTTGCAGATACGATTGCTTTAGCTGCGGGAATGATCGTTGCAGGAATTGGAATTTTTTTATGTATTTATATGTCTGGCCTTGTTCGTGCCTATCGGCTCTTGATTATGAATGAAGCCTATCAGCAGAAAAGAAAGTGA